Proteins encoded by one window of Dermochelys coriacea isolate rDerCor1 chromosome 13, rDerCor1.pri.v4, whole genome shotgun sequence:
- the CCNDBP1 gene encoding cyclin-D1-binding protein 1 isoform X6: MEEKGLVLPPLTETVPNVLTPLNCSLGQTFKATSQEATKLSLAFSRPPLPSAEDCQKLSEGVQNAVLAAATVYYWLPKGQGTTLRKMVRDATAEVVEGMIQLTDVILSTPLQSLSQEQLISTGSIWEACEQISHLPQDNHAAVLSAMAAYLGVVRDAVEEMEQAQGEDQDPYSDIMEDEELGSRGNRDTYWSEADRKLLGPCMGLMKASKACLKKLLGTVKVHGKADTPEQVAQLDDLADITNEISPSIDELALSMYPPMNQLAVRLNAAKLASVLKKVLEITKASHVCHPSEENWVQFLTGAVDHNMDKIKDFTQSEL; this comes from the exons ATGGAGGAAAAGGGGCTGGTATTGCCCCCTTTGACTGAGACAGTGCCTAAT GTCCTGACTCCACTGAATTGTTCCTTAGGTCAGACGTTCAAAGCAACATCCCAGGAAGCTACGAAGTTGAGTCTGGCATTCTCGAGACCTCCGCTGCCTTCTGCAGAG GACTGTCAGAAACTGAGCGAAGGCGTCCAGAATGCTGTCCTAGCAGCTGCCACAGTGTATTACTGGCTTCCCAAGGGCCAAG GTACCACTCTGCGGAAGATGGTGCGAGATGCCACTGCCGAGGTAGTGGAAGGAATGATCCAGCTCACAGACGTGATTCTCAGTACTCCATTGCAGAG TTTGTCTCAGGAGCAGCTTATATCAACTGGTAGCATATGGGAGGCATGTGAGCAGATTTCCCATCTGCCACAAG ATAACCATGCAGCAGTCCTGTCAGCCATGGCCGCCTATCTGGGTGTGGTCAGGGATGCGGTGGAGGAGATGGAGCAA GCTCAGGGGGaagatcaggacccctacagtgaCATCATGGAGGATGAGGAGCTGGGCTCTCGGGGCAATAGGGACACATACTGGTCTGAGGCTGACCGGAAGCTACTTGGCCCCTGCATGGGGCTGATGAAGGCCTCCAAAGCCTGCCTGAAGAAGCTCTTGGGTACAGTGAAGGTTCACGGCAAAGCAGACACCCCAGAACAAGTGGCTCAGCTAGATGATCTTGCAGACATCACCAATGAGATCAGCCCGAG TATTGATGAGCTGGCACTAAGCATGTATCCGCCCATGAACCAGCTGGCTGTGCGACTCAAT gCTGCCAAACTGGCCTCTGTATTAAAGAAAGTCCTAGAAATTACAAA GGCAAGCCATGTGTGTCACCCATCGGAGGAAAACTGGGTTCAGTTTCTCACTGGTGCAGTAGATCACAACATGGACAAAATTAAGGACTTCACACAGAGTGAACTTTAA
- the CCNDBP1 gene encoding cyclin-D1-binding protein 1 isoform X3, with protein MRRSLERGVRVTERMEREPGAAGPARALEPLRHLREALRTALSRIREGESRESSETFEQQRFWDTLGQTFKATSQEATKLSLAFSRPPLPSAEDCQKLSEGVQNAVLAAATVYYWLPKGQGTTLRKMVRDATAEVVEGMIQLTDVILSTPLQSLSQEQLISTGSIWEACEQISHLPQDNHAAVLSAMAAYLGVVRDAVEEMEQAQGEDQDPYSDIMEDEELGSRGNRDTYWSEADRKLLGPCMGLMKASKACLKKLLGTVKVHGKADTPEQVAQLDDLADITNEISPSIDELALSMYPPMNQLAVRLNAAKLASVLKKVLEITKASHVCHPSEENWVQFLTGAVDHNMDKIKDFTQSEL; from the exons ATGCGCAGATCGCTCGAGCGGGGTGTGCGTGTGACGGAGCGGATGGAGCGCGAGCCTGGGGCTGCGGGGCCCGCGCGGGCGCTGGAGCCGCTGCGGCACCTCCGCGAAGCGCTGCGGACGGCGCTGTCCCGGATCCGAG AAGGGGAGTCGCGGGAGAGCAGCGAGACCTTCGAGCAGCAGCGCTTCTGGGACACGCTCG GTCAGACGTTCAAAGCAACATCCCAGGAAGCTACGAAGTTGAGTCTGGCATTCTCGAGACCTCCGCTGCCTTCTGCAGAG GACTGTCAGAAACTGAGCGAAGGCGTCCAGAATGCTGTCCTAGCAGCTGCCACAGTGTATTACTGGCTTCCCAAGGGCCAAG GTACCACTCTGCGGAAGATGGTGCGAGATGCCACTGCCGAGGTAGTGGAAGGAATGATCCAGCTCACAGACGTGATTCTCAGTACTCCATTGCAGAG TTTGTCTCAGGAGCAGCTTATATCAACTGGTAGCATATGGGAGGCATGTGAGCAGATTTCCCATCTGCCACAAG ATAACCATGCAGCAGTCCTGTCAGCCATGGCCGCCTATCTGGGTGTGGTCAGGGATGCGGTGGAGGAGATGGAGCAA GCTCAGGGGGaagatcaggacccctacagtgaCATCATGGAGGATGAGGAGCTGGGCTCTCGGGGCAATAGGGACACATACTGGTCTGAGGCTGACCGGAAGCTACTTGGCCCCTGCATGGGGCTGATGAAGGCCTCCAAAGCCTGCCTGAAGAAGCTCTTGGGTACAGTGAAGGTTCACGGCAAAGCAGACACCCCAGAACAAGTGGCTCAGCTAGATGATCTTGCAGACATCACCAATGAGATCAGCCCGAG TATTGATGAGCTGGCACTAAGCATGTATCCGCCCATGAACCAGCTGGCTGTGCGACTCAAT gCTGCCAAACTGGCCTCTGTATTAAAGAAAGTCCTAGAAATTACAAA GGCAAGCCATGTGTGTCACCCATCGGAGGAAAACTGGGTTCAGTTTCTCACTGGTGCAGTAGATCACAACATGGACAAAATTAAGGACTTCACACAGAGTGAACTTTAA
- the CCNDBP1 gene encoding cyclin-D1-binding protein 1 isoform X1 produces MMGVRARPELNGVRARAPLTAARLSSLPIFANFCALGFRPRAALLTRCYNTAPRAPGSSRRARAAPSGVAREHAQIARAGCACDGADGARAWGCGARAGAGAAAAPPRSAADGAVPDPRRGVAGEQRDLRAAALLGHARSDVQSNIPGSYEVESGILETSAAFCRGLSETERRRPECCPSSCHSVLLASQGPSLSQEQLISTGSIWEACEQISHLPQDNHAAVLSAMAAYLGVVRDAVEEMEQAQGEDQDPYSDIMEDEELGSRGNRDTYWSEADRKLLGPCMGLMKASKACLKKLLGTVKVHGKADTPEQVAQLDDLADITNEISPSIDELALSMYPPMNQLAVRLNAAKLASVLKKVLEITKASHVCHPSEENWVQFLTGAVDHNMDKIKDFTQSEL; encoded by the exons ATGATGGGGGTCCGTGCGAGGCCAGAACTGAATGGGGTGAGGGCTCGAGCGCCTTTAACCGCCGCCCGCTTGAGTTCTCTGCCGATTTTTGCCAACTTTTGCGCCCTCGGGTTCCGTCCCCGTGCAGCCCTTTTAACCCGCTGCTACAACACTGCGCCGCGCGCCCCTGGGAGCAGCCGGCGAGCGAGGGCGGCGCCTTCCGGCGTGGCTCGTGAGCATGCGCAGATCGCTCGAGCGGGGTGTGCGTGTGACGGAGCGGATGGAGCGCGAGCCTGGGGCTGCGGGGCCCGCGCGGGCGCTGGAGCCGCTGCGGCACCTCCGCGAAGCGCTGCGGACGGCGCTGTCCCGGATCCGAG AAGGGGAGTCGCGGGAGAGCAGCGAGACCTTCGAGCAGCAGCGCTTCTGGGACACGCTCG GTCAGACGTTCAAAGCAACATCCCAGGAAGCTACGAAGTTGAGTCTGGCATTCTCGAGACCTCCGCTGCCTTCTGCAGAG GACTGTCAGAAACTGAGCGAAGGCGTCCAGAATGCTGTCCTAGCAGCTGCCACAGTGTATTACTGGCTTCCCAAGGGCCAAG TTTGTCTCAGGAGCAGCTTATATCAACTGGTAGCATATGGGAGGCATGTGAGCAGATTTCCCATCTGCCACAAG ATAACCATGCAGCAGTCCTGTCAGCCATGGCCGCCTATCTGGGTGTGGTCAGGGATGCGGTGGAGGAGATGGAGCAA GCTCAGGGGGaagatcaggacccctacagtgaCATCATGGAGGATGAGGAGCTGGGCTCTCGGGGCAATAGGGACACATACTGGTCTGAGGCTGACCGGAAGCTACTTGGCCCCTGCATGGGGCTGATGAAGGCCTCCAAAGCCTGCCTGAAGAAGCTCTTGGGTACAGTGAAGGTTCACGGCAAAGCAGACACCCCAGAACAAGTGGCTCAGCTAGATGATCTTGCAGACATCACCAATGAGATCAGCCCGAG TATTGATGAGCTGGCACTAAGCATGTATCCGCCCATGAACCAGCTGGCTGTGCGACTCAAT gCTGCCAAACTGGCCTCTGTATTAAAGAAAGTCCTAGAAATTACAAA GGCAAGCCATGTGTGTCACCCATCGGAGGAAAACTGGGTTCAGTTTCTCACTGGTGCAGTAGATCACAACATGGACAAAATTAAGGACTTCACACAGAGTGAACTTTAA
- the CCNDBP1 gene encoding cyclin-D1-binding protein 1 isoform X4, with product MRRSLERGVRVTERMEREPGAAGPARALEPLRHLREALRTALSRIRGQTFKATSQEATKLSLAFSRPPLPSAEDCQKLSEGVQNAVLAAATVYYWLPKGQGTTLRKMVRDATAEVVEGMIQLTDVILSTPLQSLSQEQLISTGSIWEACEQISHLPQDNHAAVLSAMAAYLGVVRDAVEEMEQAQGEDQDPYSDIMEDEELGSRGNRDTYWSEADRKLLGPCMGLMKASKACLKKLLGTVKVHGKADTPEQVAQLDDLADITNEISPSIDELALSMYPPMNQLAVRLNAAKLASVLKKVLEITKASHVCHPSEENWVQFLTGAVDHNMDKIKDFTQSEL from the exons ATGCGCAGATCGCTCGAGCGGGGTGTGCGTGTGACGGAGCGGATGGAGCGCGAGCCTGGGGCTGCGGGGCCCGCGCGGGCGCTGGAGCCGCTGCGGCACCTCCGCGAAGCGCTGCGGACGGCGCTGTCCCGGATCCGAG GTCAGACGTTCAAAGCAACATCCCAGGAAGCTACGAAGTTGAGTCTGGCATTCTCGAGACCTCCGCTGCCTTCTGCAGAG GACTGTCAGAAACTGAGCGAAGGCGTCCAGAATGCTGTCCTAGCAGCTGCCACAGTGTATTACTGGCTTCCCAAGGGCCAAG GTACCACTCTGCGGAAGATGGTGCGAGATGCCACTGCCGAGGTAGTGGAAGGAATGATCCAGCTCACAGACGTGATTCTCAGTACTCCATTGCAGAG TTTGTCTCAGGAGCAGCTTATATCAACTGGTAGCATATGGGAGGCATGTGAGCAGATTTCCCATCTGCCACAAG ATAACCATGCAGCAGTCCTGTCAGCCATGGCCGCCTATCTGGGTGTGGTCAGGGATGCGGTGGAGGAGATGGAGCAA GCTCAGGGGGaagatcaggacccctacagtgaCATCATGGAGGATGAGGAGCTGGGCTCTCGGGGCAATAGGGACACATACTGGTCTGAGGCTGACCGGAAGCTACTTGGCCCCTGCATGGGGCTGATGAAGGCCTCCAAAGCCTGCCTGAAGAAGCTCTTGGGTACAGTGAAGGTTCACGGCAAAGCAGACACCCCAGAACAAGTGGCTCAGCTAGATGATCTTGCAGACATCACCAATGAGATCAGCCCGAG TATTGATGAGCTGGCACTAAGCATGTATCCGCCCATGAACCAGCTGGCTGTGCGACTCAAT gCTGCCAAACTGGCCTCTGTATTAAAGAAAGTCCTAGAAATTACAAA GGCAAGCCATGTGTGTCACCCATCGGAGGAAAACTGGGTTCAGTTTCTCACTGGTGCAGTAGATCACAACATGGACAAAATTAAGGACTTCACACAGAGTGAACTTTAA
- the CCNDBP1 gene encoding cyclin-D1-binding protein 1 isoform X2: MMGVRARPELNGVRARAPLTAARLSSLPIFANFCALGFRPRAALLTRCYNTAPRAPGSSRRARAAPSGVAREHAQIARAGCACDGADGARAWGCGARAGAGAAAAPPRSAADGAVPDPRSDVQSNIPGSYEVESGILETSAAFCRGLSETERRRPECCPSSCHSVLLASQGPSLSQEQLISTGSIWEACEQISHLPQDNHAAVLSAMAAYLGVVRDAVEEMEQAQGEDQDPYSDIMEDEELGSRGNRDTYWSEADRKLLGPCMGLMKASKACLKKLLGTVKVHGKADTPEQVAQLDDLADITNEISPSIDELALSMYPPMNQLAVRLNAAKLASVLKKVLEITKASHVCHPSEENWVQFLTGAVDHNMDKIKDFTQSEL; encoded by the exons ATGATGGGGGTCCGTGCGAGGCCAGAACTGAATGGGGTGAGGGCTCGAGCGCCTTTAACCGCCGCCCGCTTGAGTTCTCTGCCGATTTTTGCCAACTTTTGCGCCCTCGGGTTCCGTCCCCGTGCAGCCCTTTTAACCCGCTGCTACAACACTGCGCCGCGCGCCCCTGGGAGCAGCCGGCGAGCGAGGGCGGCGCCTTCCGGCGTGGCTCGTGAGCATGCGCAGATCGCTCGAGCGGGGTGTGCGTGTGACGGAGCGGATGGAGCGCGAGCCTGGGGCTGCGGGGCCCGCGCGGGCGCTGGAGCCGCTGCGGCACCTCCGCGAAGCGCTGCGGACGGCGCTGTCCCGGATCCGAG GTCAGACGTTCAAAGCAACATCCCAGGAAGCTACGAAGTTGAGTCTGGCATTCTCGAGACCTCCGCTGCCTTCTGCAGAG GACTGTCAGAAACTGAGCGAAGGCGTCCAGAATGCTGTCCTAGCAGCTGCCACAGTGTATTACTGGCTTCCCAAGGGCCAAG TTTGTCTCAGGAGCAGCTTATATCAACTGGTAGCATATGGGAGGCATGTGAGCAGATTTCCCATCTGCCACAAG ATAACCATGCAGCAGTCCTGTCAGCCATGGCCGCCTATCTGGGTGTGGTCAGGGATGCGGTGGAGGAGATGGAGCAA GCTCAGGGGGaagatcaggacccctacagtgaCATCATGGAGGATGAGGAGCTGGGCTCTCGGGGCAATAGGGACACATACTGGTCTGAGGCTGACCGGAAGCTACTTGGCCCCTGCATGGGGCTGATGAAGGCCTCCAAAGCCTGCCTGAAGAAGCTCTTGGGTACAGTGAAGGTTCACGGCAAAGCAGACACCCCAGAACAAGTGGCTCAGCTAGATGATCTTGCAGACATCACCAATGAGATCAGCCCGAG TATTGATGAGCTGGCACTAAGCATGTATCCGCCCATGAACCAGCTGGCTGTGCGACTCAAT gCTGCCAAACTGGCCTCTGTATTAAAGAAAGTCCTAGAAATTACAAA GGCAAGCCATGTGTGTCACCCATCGGAGGAAAACTGGGTTCAGTTTCTCACTGGTGCAGTAGATCACAACATGGACAAAATTAAGGACTTCACACAGAGTGAACTTTAA
- the CCNDBP1 gene encoding cyclin-D1-binding protein 1 isoform X5, translating into MRRSLERGVRVTERMEREPGAAGPARALEPLRHLREALRTALSRIREGESRESSETFEQQRFWDTLGQTFKATSQEATKLSLAFSRPPLPSAEDCQKLSEGVQNAVLAAATVYYWLPKGQGTTLRKMVRDATAEVVEGMIQLTDVILSTPLQSLSQEQLISTGSIWEACEQISHLPQDNHAAVLSAMAAYLGVVRDAVEEMEQAQGEDQDPYSDIMEDEELGSRGNRDTYWSEADRKLLGPCMGLMKASKACLKKLLGTVKVHGKADTPEQVAQLDDLADITNEISPSIDELALSMYPPMNQLAVRLNGKPCVSPIGGKLGSVSHWCSRSQHGQN; encoded by the exons ATGCGCAGATCGCTCGAGCGGGGTGTGCGTGTGACGGAGCGGATGGAGCGCGAGCCTGGGGCTGCGGGGCCCGCGCGGGCGCTGGAGCCGCTGCGGCACCTCCGCGAAGCGCTGCGGACGGCGCTGTCCCGGATCCGAG AAGGGGAGTCGCGGGAGAGCAGCGAGACCTTCGAGCAGCAGCGCTTCTGGGACACGCTCG GTCAGACGTTCAAAGCAACATCCCAGGAAGCTACGAAGTTGAGTCTGGCATTCTCGAGACCTCCGCTGCCTTCTGCAGAG GACTGTCAGAAACTGAGCGAAGGCGTCCAGAATGCTGTCCTAGCAGCTGCCACAGTGTATTACTGGCTTCCCAAGGGCCAAG GTACCACTCTGCGGAAGATGGTGCGAGATGCCACTGCCGAGGTAGTGGAAGGAATGATCCAGCTCACAGACGTGATTCTCAGTACTCCATTGCAGAG TTTGTCTCAGGAGCAGCTTATATCAACTGGTAGCATATGGGAGGCATGTGAGCAGATTTCCCATCTGCCACAAG ATAACCATGCAGCAGTCCTGTCAGCCATGGCCGCCTATCTGGGTGTGGTCAGGGATGCGGTGGAGGAGATGGAGCAA GCTCAGGGGGaagatcaggacccctacagtgaCATCATGGAGGATGAGGAGCTGGGCTCTCGGGGCAATAGGGACACATACTGGTCTGAGGCTGACCGGAAGCTACTTGGCCCCTGCATGGGGCTGATGAAGGCCTCCAAAGCCTGCCTGAAGAAGCTCTTGGGTACAGTGAAGGTTCACGGCAAAGCAGACACCCCAGAACAAGTGGCTCAGCTAGATGATCTTGCAGACATCACCAATGAGATCAGCCCGAG TATTGATGAGCTGGCACTAAGCATGTATCCGCCCATGAACCAGCTGGCTGTGCGACTCAAT GGCAAGCCATGTGTGTCACCCATCGGAGGAAAACTGGGTTCAGTTTCTCACTGGTGCAGTAGATCACAACATGGACAAAATTAA